A region of Ictalurus furcatus strain D&B chromosome 1, Billie_1.0, whole genome shotgun sequence DNA encodes the following proteins:
- the snx16 gene encoding sorting nexin-16 isoform X2, which translates to MATPFVPVPVPIDQVLSASSGARRPKRASSVGSASSSSESSSTKGAVEDSGLGRSGNVSCFIASCQSPVTKARVNGVESTVEYSSCVRPDTPTDALGWEERPITPTVLGYEVMEERAKFTVYKILVKRTQDESWVVFRRYTDFSRLNDKLKEMFPGFRLALPPKRWFKDNYDTDFLEDRQLGLQAFLQNLVAHKDIANCVPVREFLCLDEPPGPFDSLEESRAFCETLEEGNYRLQKELLEKQKEISSLKKILEEKELYIHLLEKRINGESLTPESPYGLSAQGSESSVDAESSTAEADQDMPEETGCEHQASRSSSACWCGPTISSSPPVIQVTQVEQ; encoded by the exons ATGGCCACGCCCTTTGTGCCAGTGCCTGTGCCCATCGATCAAGTTCTTTCAGCCTCCTCCGGTGCCAGACGGCCCAAACGGGCATCGAGCGTGGGCAGTGCGTCCAGCAGTTCGGAGTCTTCTTCCACTAAAGGTGCAGTGGAAGACAGTGGTTTAGGGAGAAGCGGGAATGTGAGCTGCTTCATTGCTTCGTGTCAGAGTCCTGTAACAAAGGCCAGGGTGAACGGAGTCGAGTCCACAGTGGAGTATTCCAGCTGCGTAAGGCCGGATACGCCAACAGACGCACTCGGATGGGAGGAGAGACCCATAACTCCCACCGTGCTCGGCTACGAGGTCATGGAGGAGAGAGCGAAGTTCACG GTGTATAAGATTCTGGTGAAGAGGACGCAGGACGAGAGCTGGGTGGTGTTCCGGCGTTACACCGACTTTTCCAGACTCAATGACAAG TTAAAGGAAATGTTTCCCGGGTTCCGTCTCGCCCTACCACCTAAACGCTGGTTTAAAGATAACTACGACACTGACTTCCTGGAGGACAGACAGTTAGGCCTGCAGGCCTTTCTACAGAATCTGGTGGCTCACAAAGACATCGCTAACTG tgttcCAGTGCGAGAGTTCCTTTGTCTGGACGAGCCTCCGGGACCTTTCGACAGTCTCGAGGAGAGTCGG GCGTTCTGCGAGACTCTGGAGGAGGGTAATTATCGGCTGCAGAAGGAACTGCTGGAGAAGCAGAAAGAGATCAGTTCCTTAAAGAAGATTTTGGAGGAGAAAGAGCTGTACATACACCTGCTCGAGAAGAGGATCAA tgGTGAGTCTCTGACTCCGGAGAGCCCGTACGGTCTGTCTGCTCAGGGCAGTGAGAGCAGCGTGGATGCAGAGAGCTCGACCGCTGAGGCAGACCAAGACATGCCAGAGGAGACGGG ctGTGAGCACCAGGCATCACGGAGCTCCTCAGCGTGTTGGTGTGGTCCGACCATTAGCAGCTCACCTCCGGTCATCCAGGTCACTCAGGTGGAGCAGTGA
- the snx16 gene encoding sorting nexin-16 isoform X1 — translation MATPFVPVPVPIDQVLSASSGARRPKRASSVGSASSSSESSSTKGAVEDSGLGRSGNVSCFIASCQSPVTKARVNGVESTVEYSSCVRPDTPTDALGWEERPITPTVLGYEVMEERAKFTVYKILVKRTQDESWVVFRRYTDFSRLNDKLKEMFPGFRLALPPKRWFKDNYDTDFLEDRQLGLQAFLQNLVAHKDIANCVPVREFLCLDEPPGPFDSLEESRAFCETLEEGNYRLQKELLEKQKEISSLKKILEEKELYIHLLEKRINGESLTPESPYGLSAQGSESSVDAESSTAEADQDMPEETGSCEHQASRSSSACWCGPTISSSPPVIQVTQVEQ, via the exons ATGGCCACGCCCTTTGTGCCAGTGCCTGTGCCCATCGATCAAGTTCTTTCAGCCTCCTCCGGTGCCAGACGGCCCAAACGGGCATCGAGCGTGGGCAGTGCGTCCAGCAGTTCGGAGTCTTCTTCCACTAAAGGTGCAGTGGAAGACAGTGGTTTAGGGAGAAGCGGGAATGTGAGCTGCTTCATTGCTTCGTGTCAGAGTCCTGTAACAAAGGCCAGGGTGAACGGAGTCGAGTCCACAGTGGAGTATTCCAGCTGCGTAAGGCCGGATACGCCAACAGACGCACTCGGATGGGAGGAGAGACCCATAACTCCCACCGTGCTCGGCTACGAGGTCATGGAGGAGAGAGCGAAGTTCACG GTGTATAAGATTCTGGTGAAGAGGACGCAGGACGAGAGCTGGGTGGTGTTCCGGCGTTACACCGACTTTTCCAGACTCAATGACAAG TTAAAGGAAATGTTTCCCGGGTTCCGTCTCGCCCTACCACCTAAACGCTGGTTTAAAGATAACTACGACACTGACTTCCTGGAGGACAGACAGTTAGGCCTGCAGGCCTTTCTACAGAATCTGGTGGCTCACAAAGACATCGCTAACTG tgttcCAGTGCGAGAGTTCCTTTGTCTGGACGAGCCTCCGGGACCTTTCGACAGTCTCGAGGAGAGTCGG GCGTTCTGCGAGACTCTGGAGGAGGGTAATTATCGGCTGCAGAAGGAACTGCTGGAGAAGCAGAAAGAGATCAGTTCCTTAAAGAAGATTTTGGAGGAGAAAGAGCTGTACATACACCTGCTCGAGAAGAGGATCAA tgGTGAGTCTCTGACTCCGGAGAGCCCGTACGGTCTGTCTGCTCAGGGCAGTGAGAGCAGCGTGGATGCAGAGAGCTCGACCGCTGAGGCAGACCAAGACATGCCAGAGGAGACGGG cagctGTGAGCACCAGGCATCACGGAGCTCCTCAGCGTGTTGGTGTGGTCCGACCATTAGCAGCTCACCTCCGGTCATCCAGGTCACTCAGGTGGAGCAGTGA